From Scleropages formosus chromosome 1, fSclFor1.1, whole genome shotgun sequence, a single genomic window includes:
- the nploc4 gene encoding nuclear protein localization protein 4 homolog produces the protein MAENIIVRVQSPEGMKKILSTKRETAAAFLKKVAKEFGFNSNGFSVYLNRNKTGEILSQNKALSLLKIKHGDMLFLYPSGTPGSMGEVMDVASSSSSSSLPSSASSSSSSSSLSRSQSAPQILEDEIDQYLAKQDGKIYRNRDPQLCRHGPMGKCVHCVPLEPFDEDYLNHLDPPVKHMSFHAYIRKLTGGADKGKFVALENISCKIRSGCEGHPPWPEGICTKCQPSAITLNRQKYRHVDNIMFENHTIADRFLDFWRKTGNQRMGYLYGRYTEHKDIPLGIRAEVAAIYEPPQIGTQNSLELLDDPRAAAVEEIAAKLGLRKVGWIFTDLLSEDTRIGTVRYTRNKDTYFLSAEECITAGDFQNRHPNPCRLSPDGHFGSKFVTVVATGGPDNQVHFEGYQVSNQCMALVRDECLLPCRDAPELGYAKESTTEQYVPDVFYKDKDKFGNDITHLARPLPVEYLIIDIPTTFPKDPVYTFSSTQRFPIENRDVLGETQDFHSLATYLSQSSSASFLDVVSDFHLLLFLVTNEVLPLGDSMGLLLDAVKTSNEELAQTWRKSEQWATIEQLCSTVGGQPAGSHDYGAMSGPSLPPSSSAMWSCQHCTFMNQPGTELCEMCSLPRS, from the exons GTGGCGAAGGAATTTGGCTTCAACTCAAACGGCTTCTCTGTGTACCTGAACCGGAACAAGACTGGAGAGATCCTGTCCCAGAACAAGGCCCTCAGCCTTCTCAAAATCAA ACATGGAGACATGCTCTTCCTTTACCCCTCTGGCACCCCTGGGTCGATGGGCGAGGTCATGGATGTGGCCTCCTCGAGCTCCTCATCATCGCTACCTTCCTCtgcttcctcatcctcctcctcctcgtcatTATCACGCTCCCAGTCTGCACCCCAGATTCTCGAAGATGAAATCGACCAGTACCTGGCCAAGCAGGACGGCAAGATCTATCGTAACAGAGACCCACAGCT GTGTCGACACGGGCCAATGGGGAAGTGTGTGCACTGCGTTCCTCTGGAG CCGTTTGACGAGGATTACCTGAACCACCTGGACCCCCCTGTCAAGCACATGTCATTCCACGCGTACATCCGCAAGCTGACGGGAGGTGCCGacaa AGGAAAGTTTGTTGCCTTGGAGAACATCAGCTGTAAGATCAGGTCGGGCTGCGAGGGCCACCCCCCTTGGCCAGAGGGTATCTGCACCAAGTGCCAGCCCAGTGCGATCACACTCAACCGACAG AAATACAGGCACGTGGACAACATCATGTTTGAGAACCACACCATTGCAGATCGCTTTCTGGACTTCTGGAGAAAGACAGGGAACCAGCGCATGGGCTACCTGTACGGCAGGTACACAGAGCACAAGGACATCCCGCTGGGAATCCGGGCTGAGGTGGCTGCCATCTATGAGCCCCCGCAG ATCGGAACGCAGAACAGCTTGGAGCTGTTGGATGACCCCAGAGCTGCAGCGGTGGAGGAGATTGCAGCCAAGCTGGGCCTTCGTAAG GTTGGCTGGATTTTCACCGACTTGCTGTCAGAGGACACCCGAATAGGCACGGTGCGCTACACCAGGAACAAG GACACGTACTTCCTGAGCGCTGAGGAGTGCATCACTGCAGGAGACTTCCAGAACCGACACCCGAACCCCTGCCGCCTGTCACCCGACGGTCACTTTGGTTCTAAGTTCGTCACCGTGGTAGCGACAG GTGGCCCTGACAACCAGGTGCACTTTGAGGGCTACCAGGTATCCAACCAGTGCATGGCGCTGGTGCGGGACGAGTGCCTGCTGCCCTGCCGAGACGCTCCAGAACTGGGCTATGCCAAGGAGTCCACCACGGAGCAGTATGTGCCCGACGTCTTTTACAAG GACAAAGATAAATTTGGCAACGATATCACACACCTGGCTCGGCCGCTGCCTGTGGAGTACCTCATCATAGAT ATCCCCACTACCTTCCCTAAAGATCCCGTGTACACATTCTCCTCGACGCAGCGTTTCCCCATCGAGAACCGCGACGTCCTTGGAGAAACACAG GACTTTCACAGCTTGGCCACATACCTGTCCCAGAGCTCCTCCGCTTCCTTCTTGGACGTTGTCTCGGACTTCCACCTGTTGCTGTTCCTGGTCACCAATGAGGTCTTGCCCCTGGGG GACAGTATGGGGCTGCTCCTGGATGCAGTGAAGACCTCCAATGAGGAGCTAGCGCAGACCTGGAGGAAGTCGGAGCAGTGGGCCACCATTGAGCAGCTGTGTA GCACAGTGGGTGGGCAGCCTGCGGGTTCTCACGACTACGGGGCCATGAGCGGcccctcgctccctccctcgTCGTCAGCCATGTGGTCCTGCCAGCACTGCACCTTCATGAATCAGCCGGGCACGGAGCTCTGCGAGATGTGCAGCCTGCCTCGCAGTTAA